The Salmonella enterica subsp. houtenae serovar Houten genome has a segment encoding these proteins:
- the vapC gene encoding virulence associated protein C, translating into MLDTCICSFIMREQPEAVLKHLEQTVLRRHRIVVSAITYAEMRFGCTGKKASPRHAQRVDAFCSRLDAVLAWDRAAVDATTEIRAVLAASGTPIGSNDAAIAGHAIASGAILVTNNVREFERVPGLQYEDWVK; encoded by the coding sequence TTATGCGTGAGCAGCCGGAAGCTGTGCTGAAACACCTTGAACAGACAGTGTTGCGCCGCCATCGTATTGTGGTGTCGGCGATTACCTACGCCGAAATGCGTTTTGGCTGTACGGGCAAAAAAGCCTCTCCGCGCCATGCCCAACGGGTCGATGCATTCTGTAGCCGCCTGGATGCCGTGCTGGCCTGGGACCGGGCGGCAGTGGATGCCACCACAGAGATTCGTGCCGTACTGGCCGCCTCCGGTACGCCGATTGGATCAAACGATGCGGCTATCGCCGGTCATGCCATTGCGTCCGGGGCGATACTGGTCACTAATAACGTGAGGGAATTTGAGCGGGTACCGGGCTTGCAGTACGAAGATTGGGTAAAATAA